Proteins from one Fibrobacter sp. genomic window:
- a CDS encoding alpha/beta hydrolase, whose amino-acid sequence MKSMVFKGLVLVSALALVNCDDSSVSAPGSEGGAEGPVPTSSAVANPESDSGIAPQSSTSVNPGSSTVAGGDDACLSSSLPDACGPGTNPAVNPTSSTTVNPESSAVVPTSSSSDVTKPQSSSSEQQVESSSSEEVKPTGIFLTEGTDEDKDYLEVEYFKNSADNGGGVLCYPKKLSDTQKHGVILWGPGGDTDPNSYSGIIKRLASHGFVVVATSVSPDGTDRGIPALNWLDNKNKTPGDPLYGKLDMTKVGASGHSMGGLQSEKMLIKDNRVITAVLNNSGAFNHAELANAPAGKTAAIVYGEGGMERPNAEGDYNNNNVKIPACLIKMTGGQGNECQNGECGWGHGSGPWGGMAATVAWMRWHLGGEDWRKKDFVGTSGKYIDGAIVGQPGKWKGQCKNF is encoded by the coding sequence ATGAAATCCATGGTGTTTAAGGGTTTGGTTCTGGTGAGTGCTCTTGCGCTCGTAAACTGCGATGACAGTAGCGTTTCCGCTCCAGGATCAGAAGGTGGTGCTGAAGGTCCAGTTCCGACTAGCAGCGCGGTTGCCAATCCAGAATCCGATTCGGGTATTGCCCCGCAGTCCAGCACATCCGTCAATCCGGGATCTAGTACGGTTGCAGGTGGCGACGATGCCTGTTTGTCGTCCAGTTTGCCAGATGCTTGCGGTCCTGGGACCAATCCGGCAGTAAATCCGACGAGCAGCACGACTGTCAATCCGGAATCTAGCGCTGTCGTTCCGACCTCGAGTTCTAGCGACGTGACTAAGCCGCAGTCCTCTTCCAGCGAGCAGCAGGTCGAATCCAGCTCCAGCGAAGAAGTCAAGCCGACCGGCATCTTCCTGACCGAAGGTACCGACGAAGACAAGGACTACTTGGAAGTCGAATATTTCAAAAATTCTGCCGATAACGGTGGCGGCGTGCTCTGCTACCCGAAGAAGCTTTCTGATACTCAGAAGCACGGCGTTATCTTGTGGGGCCCGGGCGGCGATACCGACCCCAATAGCTACAGTGGCATTATCAAGCGTCTCGCTTCGCACGGCTTCGTGGTGGTCGCTACAAGCGTCTCTCCCGACGGCACGGACCGCGGCATTCCCGCCCTCAACTGGCTTGATAACAAGAATAAGACTCCGGGCGATCCGCTGTATGGCAAGCTTGACATGACCAAGGTCGGCGCTTCTGGCCACTCTATGGGCGGCCTCCAGTCCGAAAAGATGCTTATCAAGGACAATCGCGTGATTACCGCCGTTCTCAACAACAGTGGCGCATTCAACCATGCGGAACTGGCTAATGCCCCTGCCGGCAAGACAGCAGCAATCGTTTACGGTGAAGGCGGTATGGAACGCCCGAACGCCGAAGGCGACTACAACAACAATAACGTCAAGATTCCGGCTTGCCTCATCAAGATGACGGGTGGCCAGGGTAACGAATGTCAGAACGGCGAATGCGGCTGGGGCCACGGTTCCGGACCTTGGGGCGGCATGGCTGCCACGGTCGCCTGGATGCGTTGGCACCTCGGTGGCGAAGACTGGCGCAAGAAGGACTTCGTCGGTACCAGCGGCAAGTACATCGATGGCGCTATTGTCGGTCAGCCTGGCAAGTGGAAAGGCCAGTGCAAGAACTTCTAA
- a CDS encoding class I SAM-dependent RNA methyltransferase, which produces MLFEQAIAHQLPNYTKESDSAYGETLAPLDYKEELKVKNEAIREFWDVNRLPRNPQPVTASPMPRNYRTTSKRRVDMQPGDLRFNEYDSILEPEEHNAIYRLLFEKLITPPYKPLAYALNWIIIRGTYKYRVVIFNIKKIDAAIVRKLKQIAEILQKSPYHVTAAHAYIDTTESDYYLEAKRPTDTLGFKQLFGPRELSLNLGHFSLKYPATGFSQVNESQIHNLIKAASRMLSLTREDHFLDLYCGYGLFSFALGEAAKSVLGVEMEGPSIDCAKASARYLKKDYRFVAGKIDENFVQTRLPRPVPGEPEKILLDPPRKGCEPGVIHALAMRKPVRVCHVFCGTDEIPASIKEWERYGYRVKEVQPLDLFPGTPHLETIVALERK; this is translated from the coding sequence ATGCTATTCGAACAAGCCATAGCCCACCAGCTCCCCAATTACACGAAAGAATCCGATTCCGCCTACGGCGAAACCCTTGCCCCTCTTGATTATAAGGAGGAACTCAAGGTCAAAAACGAGGCCATTCGCGAATTCTGGGACGTAAACCGCCTCCCCCGCAACCCGCAGCCGGTAACCGCGAGCCCCATGCCCCGCAATTACCGCACCACCAGCAAAAGGCGCGTCGACATGCAGCCCGGCGACCTGCGTTTCAACGAATACGACAGCATCCTGGAGCCCGAAGAGCACAACGCCATATACCGCCTGCTGTTCGAAAAACTCATCACGCCCCCGTACAAGCCCCTCGCCTACGCGCTCAACTGGATTATCATCCGCGGCACGTACAAGTACCGGGTCGTCATATTCAACATCAAGAAGATTGATGCCGCCATTGTCCGCAAATTGAAGCAAATTGCCGAAATTCTGCAAAAATCGCCATATCACGTGACGGCAGCGCACGCCTACATCGATACGACGGAGTCCGATTACTACCTCGAGGCCAAGCGGCCGACCGATACTCTCGGCTTCAAACAGCTTTTTGGACCGCGCGAACTGAGCCTGAACCTCGGGCATTTCAGCCTCAAGTACCCCGCCACCGGCTTCAGCCAGGTGAACGAGAGCCAGATCCACAACCTCATCAAGGCGGCAAGCCGCATGCTTTCGCTCACCCGCGAAGACCACTTCCTCGACCTGTACTGCGGTTACGGGCTGTTCAGCTTCGCGCTGGGCGAAGCCGCGAAATCCGTGCTCGGTGTCGAAATGGAAGGCCCTTCCATCGACTGCGCGAAGGCTTCCGCACGCTACCTCAAAAAGGATTACCGCTTTGTCGCGGGCAAGATCGACGAGAACTTCGTACAGACGAGGCTCCCGCGCCCCGTTCCCGGCGAACCCGAAAAAATCCTGCTTGACCCGCCCCGCAAGGGCTGTGAACCCGGAGTCATCCACGCACTCGCCATGCGCAAGCCCGTGCGCGTATGCCACGTGTTCTGCGGCACCGACGAGATTCCCGCTTCCATCAAGGAATGGGAACGCTACGGCTACCGCGTCAAGGAAGTGCAGCCGCTCGACCTGTTCCCCGGCACCCCGCACTTGGAAACCATCGTTGCATTAGAAAGAAAATAA